One Halobacterium zhouii genomic region harbors:
- the purD gene encoding phosphoribosylamine--glycine ligase, translating into MTERVLLVGGGGREHAIADALASDCTLYACASNRNPGIDRLADDFRALDPTDTGAVVEYAENVGATLAVVGPEGPLAAGLVDELEKAGVYAFGPKQAEARIETDKTFQRTFMADHGIPGQADFETFANTDAAADYVESVDGDVAVKPAGLTGGKGVRVTGDQVTKLEAADYVRSAGHDEWVIEERLVGEEVTVQAFVANGDVRVTPAAHDHGRAFEGDEGPNTGGMGSYSVPDRTLPFMTDADYEACVETLEAIVDALPDYRGVLYGQFMLTADGPKVVEFNARFGDPEAMNTLPAMETPLLDVLVAARDGDPLPDLEFADVATVCKYAVPEGYPTDPEGGTRVRVDGDSVGDADLFYASVDARNDGLYTTTSRSFAVVGTGETLADAQTQAGAALDDVGEGLRVRHDVGTDALLQRRIEHVRSLRDE; encoded by the coding sequence ATGACCGAGCGCGTTCTCCTCGTCGGCGGCGGCGGCCGCGAACACGCTATCGCCGACGCACTCGCTTCCGACTGCACGCTGTACGCCTGTGCGTCCAACCGGAATCCCGGTATCGACCGACTCGCGGACGACTTCCGCGCGCTCGACCCCACCGACACCGGGGCCGTCGTGGAGTACGCCGAGAACGTGGGCGCGACGCTCGCCGTCGTCGGCCCGGAGGGACCGCTCGCGGCAGGTCTCGTGGACGAACTCGAGAAGGCGGGCGTCTACGCGTTCGGCCCGAAGCAGGCCGAAGCCCGCATCGAGACGGACAAGACCTTCCAGCGGACGTTCATGGCCGACCACGGGATTCCGGGACAGGCCGACTTCGAGACGTTCGCGAACACCGACGCCGCTGCGGACTACGTCGAGTCGGTCGACGGCGACGTCGCGGTGAAGCCCGCTGGACTCACCGGCGGGAAGGGCGTCCGCGTAACGGGTGACCAGGTGACGAAACTGGAGGCCGCCGACTACGTGCGCTCCGCCGGACACGACGAGTGGGTGATAGAGGAACGCCTCGTCGGCGAGGAAGTCACCGTGCAGGCGTTCGTGGCGAACGGAGACGTGCGCGTCACGCCCGCCGCTCACGACCACGGGCGCGCGTTCGAGGGCGACGAAGGGCCGAACACCGGCGGGATGGGGAGTTACTCGGTGCCCGACCGGACGCTCCCGTTTATGACCGACGCCGACTACGAGGCGTGCGTCGAGACCCTCGAGGCCATCGTCGACGCGCTCCCCGACTACCGGGGCGTGCTCTACGGCCAGTTCATGCTCACCGCCGACGGTCCGAAGGTCGTCGAGTTCAACGCCCGCTTCGGCGACCCGGAGGCGATGAACACGCTCCCCGCGATGGAGACGCCACTCCTCGACGTGCTCGTCGCCGCGCGCGACGGCGACCCACTCCCAGACCTCGAGTTCGCCGACGTAGCTACTGTCTGCAAGTACGCCGTCCCGGAGGGCTACCCGACTGACCCGGAGGGTGGCACGCGAGTGCGCGTCGACGGGGACTCCGTCGGCGACGCAGACCTGTTCTACGCGAGCGTCGACGCCCGCAACGACGGCCTCTACACGACGACCTCCCGGTCGTTCGCCGTGGTCGGAACCGGCGAGACGCTCGCTGACGCCCAAACCCAGGCGGGGGCGGCACTCGACGACGTGGGGGAGGGACTGCGCGTGCGTCACGACGTCGGGACGGACGCGCTCCTCCAGCGCCGGATCGAACACGTGCGGTCACTCCGCGACGAGTAG
- a CDS encoding thioredoxin domain-containing protein → MTDPTERNRLDESASPYLRQHADNPVHWQLWDETAFEAARERDVPIFLSIGYSSCHWCHVMEEESFSDPEIAGLLNENFVPVKVDREERPDVDSLYMAVSRVVRGSGGWPLSVFLTPDRKPFFVGTYFPKDAKRGQPGFRQLLSNVAESWETERGDLEDRAEQWLDAARGELSSLPDRVELGDGDGALGGERTLSETADALVRLADRDHGGFGGAPKFPQAARVHVLQRAFDRTGDETYAGVARETLDAMASGGLNDHLGGGFHRYCTDADWTVPHFEKMLYDQGTLARTYVDGYRVFGDERYADVAAETLAFVERELGHPDGGFYATLDARSAPPGNPGGEHEEGAFYVWTPAQARDAMAEYADSEPSDADAETLADVFCARYGVDESGNFEHGQTVLTVSSTVGEIAADRDWTESEVAELLDAAETRAFAARADRPRPARDEKVLAGWNGLTAWAFAEAGLALDPAYGERAADAVDFVRDRLWDGDRLSRRVIEGDVAGVGYAEDYAYLARGALATYETTGDHRHLGFALDLADALLAECYDQETGALYETPESVDDVDVRGQEVSDGPTPSPVGVAAETLLALDAFDPDAGYANAAGAMLERYGGRVERTPANHPTLALAADTHASGHLEVTVAGDQLPGAWRDAVGGAYLPTRLLSLRPGDDAALSAWLDDLELPDAPPIWADRGTDPESATGEATAYVCRRACSPPLDAVEEVEEWLAEFDRA, encoded by the coding sequence ATGACCGATCCGACAGAGCGAAACCGACTCGACGAGTCGGCGAGCCCGTACCTCCGCCAGCACGCGGACAACCCCGTACACTGGCAGTTGTGGGACGAGACGGCGTTCGAGGCGGCGCGCGAACGAGACGTCCCGATATTCCTCTCCATCGGCTACTCGTCGTGCCACTGGTGTCACGTGATGGAGGAGGAATCGTTCTCGGACCCCGAAATTGCGGGGCTGCTGAACGAGAACTTCGTCCCGGTGAAGGTCGACCGCGAGGAGCGCCCGGACGTGGACTCCCTGTATATGGCGGTGAGCAGGGTTGTGCGCGGGAGCGGCGGGTGGCCGCTCTCCGTGTTCCTGACGCCCGACCGCAAGCCGTTCTTCGTCGGGACGTACTTCCCGAAGGACGCGAAGCGAGGCCAGCCTGGGTTCCGGCAGTTGCTCTCGAACGTCGCGGAGTCCTGGGAGACGGAGCGCGGTGACCTGGAGGACCGCGCCGAGCAGTGGCTGGACGCCGCCCGGGGCGAGCTGTCGTCGCTCCCCGACCGCGTCGAACTCGGGGACGGCGACGGAGCGCTCGGCGGTGAGAGAACGCTCTCGGAGACTGCGGACGCACTCGTCCGGCTCGCGGACCGCGACCACGGCGGGTTCGGGGGCGCGCCGAAGTTCCCACAGGCCGCGCGCGTCCACGTCCTCCAGCGCGCGTTCGACCGAACCGGCGACGAGACGTACGCTGGCGTCGCTCGCGAGACGCTCGACGCGATGGCGTCGGGCGGCCTGAACGACCACCTCGGCGGGGGCTTCCACCGCTACTGCACGGACGCGGACTGGACGGTCCCGCACTTCGAGAAGATGCTGTACGACCAGGGAACGCTCGCCCGCACGTACGTCGACGGCTACCGGGTGTTCGGTGACGAGCGCTACGCCGACGTGGCCGCGGAGACGCTCGCGTTCGTCGAGCGCGAACTCGGCCACCCGGACGGCGGCTTCTACGCCACGCTGGACGCCCGGAGCGCCCCACCCGGGAATCCAGGAGGTGAACACGAGGAGGGCGCGTTCTACGTCTGGACGCCCGCGCAGGCCCGGGACGCGATGGCCGAGTACGCGGACAGCGAACCGAGCGACGCGGACGCGGAGACGCTCGCGGACGTGTTCTGTGCACGCTACGGCGTGGACGAATCCGGAAACTTCGAGCACGGACAGACGGTGCTCACGGTCTCGAGCACTGTCGGCGAAATCGCGGCCGACCGTGACTGGACCGAGAGCGAGGTCGCCGAGTTGCTCGACGCCGCGGAAACCCGCGCGTTCGCGGCGCGCGCCGACCGACCGCGTCCCGCACGCGACGAGAAGGTGCTCGCGGGCTGGAACGGCCTGACCGCGTGGGCGTTCGCGGAAGCCGGCCTCGCGCTCGATCCGGCGTACGGCGAGCGGGCCGCCGACGCCGTCGACTTCGTTCGCGACCGCCTGTGGGATGGCGACCGACTCTCGCGGCGCGTCATCGAGGGTGACGTCGCGGGCGTGGGGTACGCCGAGGACTACGCCTACCTCGCGCGTGGGGCGCTGGCGACCTACGAGACGACCGGCGACCACCGACACCTCGGGTTCGCGCTCGACCTCGCGGACGCACTGCTCGCGGAGTGTTACGACCAGGAGACGGGCGCACTCTACGAGACCCCCGAGTCCGTGGACGACGTGGACGTGCGCGGTCAGGAGGTCTCGGACGGGCCGACGCCCTCGCCCGTCGGTGTCGCCGCTGAGACGCTGCTCGCTCTGGACGCGTTCGACCCGGACGCCGGTTACGCGAACGCCGCCGGCGCGATGCTCGAACGCTACGGCGGCCGCGTCGAGCGCACTCCCGCCAACCACCCGACGCTCGCGCTCGCGGCGGACACCCACGCGTCGGGCCACCTCGAGGTCACAGTCGCCGGCGACCAACTCCCCGGGGCGTGGCGGGACGCGGTGGGCGGCGCCTACCTGCCGACGCGCCTGCTGAGCCTGCGGCCCGGGGACGACGCGGCGCTCTCTGCGTGGCTAGACGACCTGGAACTCCCGGACGCACCGCCCATCTGGGCCGACAGGGGGACAGACCCGGAATCGGCCACCGGAGAAGCGACGGCGTACGTCTGCCGGCGCGCGTGTTCGCCGCCGCTCGACGCTGTCGAGGAGGTCGAGGAGTGGCTGGCGGAGTTCGACCGGGCCTGA
- a CDS encoding thioredoxin family protein, with the protein MNLQTMEPNPAWDADSYPGVVGAFDSLGDDAVVKVWGGDWCGDCRAKLPDFAAALSAAGVANVEQYPVERENGEKVGPHVEEYDIERIPTIVVEDGSGGELARFVEEERFPPAQYLAEEIDAE; encoded by the coding sequence ATGAACCTGCAGACGATGGAGCCGAATCCGGCGTGGGACGCCGACTCCTACCCAGGGGTCGTCGGGGCGTTCGACAGTCTCGGCGACGACGCAGTCGTGAAGGTGTGGGGCGGCGACTGGTGTGGGGATTGTCGCGCCAAACTCCCCGACTTCGCCGCGGCGCTCTCGGCCGCGGGCGTGGCGAACGTCGAGCAGTACCCGGTCGAGCGGGAGAATGGGGAGAAGGTCGGCCCGCACGTCGAGGAGTACGATATCGAGCGCATCCCGACCATCGTGGTCGAGGACGGGAGCGGTGGGGAACTCGCGCGCTTCGTCGAGGAGGAGCGATTCCCACCCGCGCAGTATCTCGCGGAGGAAATCGACGCGGAGTGA
- a CDS encoding ABC transporter ATP-binding protein produces MSVIEADSLEKSYGDVRAVDGLSLGVDRGELYGFLGPNGAGKTTTIEILTGQTRPDAGRVRVLDTDPVADAVETRRRVGVLPEQQTPPSFLSPGEFFEFVGRVRGLDDGVVGERVETWADRLGFAEKLETLCGDLSRGQQQKVMLTQAFLHEPDVVVIDEPLANLDPIVQEQVKDHLRSYAADGNAVFVSTHNIEVAADVCTRVGIVSNGRVVAERDVDTDTDALLDVFLEEVGSSSPRDTPKPAASGGD; encoded by the coding sequence ATGAGCGTCATCGAAGCCGACTCCCTCGAGAAGTCCTACGGCGACGTGCGGGCCGTCGACGGACTCAGCCTCGGCGTCGACCGCGGGGAACTGTACGGCTTCCTCGGACCGAACGGCGCGGGGAAGACGACCACCATCGAGATTCTCACCGGCCAGACCCGGCCGGACGCCGGACGCGTCCGCGTCCTCGACACGGACCCCGTGGCCGACGCCGTCGAGACGCGGCGTCGAGTCGGCGTACTGCCCGAACAACAGACGCCACCGAGTTTCCTCTCGCCCGGCGAGTTCTTCGAGTTCGTCGGCCGCGTCCGCGGACTCGACGACGGCGTCGTCGGCGAGCGCGTCGAAACGTGGGCGGACCGCCTCGGATTCGCGGAGAAACTGGAGACGCTCTGTGGCGACCTCTCCCGCGGCCAGCAACAGAAAGTGATGTTGACCCAGGCGTTCCTCCACGAACCCGACGTCGTCGTCATCGACGAACCCCTCGCGAACCTCGACCCCATCGTCCAGGAACAGGTCAAAGACCACCTCCGGTCGTACGCCGCCGACGGGAACGCGGTGTTCGTCTCCACGCACAACATCGAGGTGGCGGCCGACGTCTGCACCCGCGTCGGCATCGTGTCGAACGGTCGCGTGGTCGCCGAGCGAGACGTCGACACCGACACCGACGCCTTACTCGACGTGTTCCTCGAGGAGGTCGGATCGTCGTCTCCCCGGGACACCCCGAAGCCCGCAGCGAGCGGTGGTGACTGA
- a CDS encoding PLP-dependent cysteine synthase family protein, protein MKDSILDAVGSPLVRVPSPEGATIAAKLEGFNPGGSAKDRPAREMVLAAERDGHVEPGDRLVEATSGNTGIGLALVAAARGYDLTIVMPESKSEERRRLLRAYGADLELVEGDMEAANERADDLADAVSGFRVSQFENPANSRAHYRTTGEEILEQVEGREIDAFVVAVGTGGTLTGTATRLLEDHPEMDVVAVEPEENAVLSTGESGADDYQGMGPGFVSDLLDRDLVDSVETVALDDAEAACRRLARDEGVLVGQSSGAAYLAAERVAERIAEPELNCPEVDFDADALEDAGLNDDALADGGSRASPVRSDGGDAYDDCPLVVTIFPDSGERYLSAGVFD, encoded by the coding sequence ATGAAGGACAGCATCCTCGACGCCGTCGGTTCGCCCCTCGTACGCGTGCCGTCGCCCGAGGGCGCGACCATCGCGGCGAAACTCGAGGGATTCAACCCCGGCGGCTCCGCCAAGGACCGCCCCGCCCGCGAGATGGTGCTCGCGGCGGAACGCGACGGGCACGTCGAACCCGGCGACCGTCTCGTCGAGGCGACCAGCGGGAACACCGGCATCGGCCTCGCGCTCGTCGCGGCGGCGCGCGGCTACGACCTCACCATCGTCATGCCCGAATCGAAGTCCGAGGAGCGCCGCCGGCTCCTTCGCGCGTACGGCGCGGACCTCGAACTCGTCGAGGGCGACATGGAGGCAGCGAACGAGCGCGCGGACGACCTCGCGGACGCAGTCAGCGGGTTCCGAGTGAGCCAGTTCGAGAACCCCGCGAACTCGCGAGCGCACTACCGGACGACCGGCGAGGAGATACTCGAACAGGTCGAGGGCCGGGAGATCGACGCGTTCGTCGTGGCCGTCGGCACCGGCGGCACCCTCACCGGAACCGCGACGCGTCTGCTCGAGGATCACCCCGAGATGGACGTCGTCGCCGTCGAACCCGAGGAGAACGCCGTGCTCTCGACCGGCGAATCCGGCGCGGACGACTACCAGGGGATGGGACCCGGATTCGTGAGTGACCTGCTCGACCGCGACCTCGTGGACTCCGTCGAGACGGTCGCACTCGACGACGCCGAGGCCGCGTGTCGCCGACTCGCGCGCGACGAGGGCGTGCTCGTCGGGCAGTCCAGCGGCGCGGCGTACCTCGCCGCGGAGCGCGTCGCCGAACGCATCGCCGAACCGGAACTGAACTGCCCCGAAGTCGACTTCGATGCGGACGCCCTCGAAGACGCCGGGCTGAACGACGACGCGCTCGCTGACGGCGGTTCACGAGCGTCACCGGTTCGGTCTGACGGCGGCGACGCCTACGACGACTGCCCGCTGGTCGTCACCATCTTCCCGGACTCCGGCGAGCGATACCTCTCGGCGGGCGTCTTCGACTGA
- a CDS encoding DUF5804 family protein has product MTRVCIAGSEDATIRLDLFSYETARRALATYDVSEPWENTVALDTVSLGAAVSLLNDLNWYLVRLADTAFVQEPSVSRTEWLSRNLAEAVRDGDVRANETDARLKVYGVEDGELVEPMYVTRVQGERPEYDLRDVEETVAVRVTEDEFEA; this is encoded by the coding sequence GTGACGCGCGTCTGCATCGCGGGCAGCGAGGACGCCACCATCCGCCTAGACCTGTTCTCCTACGAGACGGCGCGGCGCGCGCTCGCCACGTACGACGTCAGCGAACCCTGGGAGAACACCGTCGCGCTCGACACCGTCAGCCTCGGTGCCGCTGTCTCCCTGCTGAACGACCTGAACTGGTATCTGGTCCGCCTCGCGGACACCGCGTTCGTGCAGGAGCCATCTGTTTCGCGGACGGAGTGGCTCTCCCGTAATCTCGCGGAGGCGGTGCGGGACGGCGACGTGCGCGCGAACGAGACGGACGCGCGCCTCAAGGTGTACGGCGTCGAGGACGGCGAACTCGTCGAACCGATGTACGTCACGCGCGTGCAGGGTGAACGCCCGGAGTACGACCTCCGGGACGTCGAGGAGACCGTCGCGGTGCGCGTCACCGAGGACGAGTTCGAGGCGTAG